In Procambarus clarkii isolate CNS0578487 chromosome 6, FALCON_Pclarkii_2.0, whole genome shotgun sequence, one DNA window encodes the following:
- the LOC138356083 gene encoding uncharacterized protein has translation MNPPPLSHNNTFKLNGLSDKIDLLTDSLKTRVRIGRPFNLGANHNLALKDLCNRKDVVIKQADKGGSVVLWKKKNYEEEMGRHLDDTQTYTQVHHGPTALLNAQKRSKSLVLKLYNNEGAKGLMRVPARDSFLAFKSEIPNIYLLPKIHKGVDPLTGTWPGRPVLSGCMAPTKPVDKIVTALLNPLLPLLKERLKDTTDLLLKLNKTNEERGPVPIGAILFSLDIVSLYPSIPQREAANLVADFFDRNAYKVGRELRSAGIFKPPSKELLREAILHIMRDTILTFGNRTYRQIKGTAIGASSSVAIAEIFVHEVFESRRRNLGNGPDLYFRYIDDIFGIMTGNIDDLDGFFNWTNTVHQNLKFTLEKNPNELNFLDTTIYIDPVTRRLETKAYYKPTNLHMYLHYSSDHPKALKDSLPYSLVLRLKRINSSESTLHSQLEALWTFFKDRDYPTNVLEKARSKLDSITRDQALATITNKKEDRDILVSTYFSGLEKPVRDSMNDLWEWLESRFREHPNWNKFPRKPPMIAWRKNKSLRDKLVSAKHKM, from the coding sequence ATGAACCCTCCACCTCTGTCACATAACAACACTTTTAAACTTAATGGCCTCAGTGATAAGATAGACCTTCTAACGGACTCCCTTAAAACTCGAGTTCGAATTGGACGCCCCTTTAACCTAGGGGCGAATCACAACTTAGCACTCAAGGACCTTTGTAACAGGAAAGATGTAGTTATCAAACAAGCGGACAAGGGAGGTTCTGTGGTCCTGTGGAAAAAGAAGAATTACGAAGAGGAAATGGGTAGACATTTGGATGAcacccaaacatacacacaggtgCACCATGGCCCGACGGCACTACTAAACGCACAGAAAAGAAGCAAATCGCTGGTTTTgaaactctacaacaacgaaggggCGAAAGGCCTGATGAGAGTCCCAGCTAGGGACTCCTTTCTGGCTTTCAAGTCAGAGATCCCGAATATCTACCTACTCCCGAAAATACATAAAGGAGTGGACCCTTTGACAGGGACATGGCCGGGCCGCCCAGTCCTGAGCGGGTGCATGGCACCTACAAAACCAGTGGATAAAATAGTAACAGCCCTACTTAACCCCCTCCTACCCCTACTCAAGGAGAGGCTTAAGGACACAACTGACCTCCTTCTAAAACTAAACAAAACTAATGAAGAACGTGGCCCGGTTCCTATAGGAGCTATCCTTTTCTCCCTGGATATAGTCTCCCTCTACCCTAGCATCCCCCAGCGAGAAGCGGCCAACCTGGTAGCAGATTTCTTCGACAGGAATGCATATAAAGTGGGAAGGGAACTCCGAAGTGCAGGAATTTTTAAACCTCCCTCAAAAGAACTACTGAGGGAAGCAATCCTTCACATAATGAGGGACACAATCCTGACCTTTGGTAACAGGACCTATAGGCAAATAAAAGGAACAGCCATAGGAGCCTCTAGCAGTGTAGCGATTGCAGAAATCTTCGTGCACGAAGTCTTTGAATCCAGAAGAAGGAACCTAGGGAATGGACCTGACCTATATTTCAGGTACATCGATGACATCTTTGGGATTATGACTGGGAATATAGATGATCTAGATGGTTTCTTTAATTGGACAAACACGGTCCACCAGAACCTAAAATTTACGCTCGAAAAGAATCCTAACGAGTTGAATTTTCTAGATACAACCATATACATAGACCCGGTAACCCGCAGGTTGGAGACGAAGGCATATTACAAGCCAACGAACCTTCACATGTATCTCCATTATTCCTCAGATCACCCTAAAGCACTCAAGGATTCACTCCCCTATTCTCTAGTTTTACGTTTGAAAAGGATTAACAGCTCCGAAAGCACTCTACATAGCCAACTAGAAGCCTTGTGGACATTCTTTAAGGACAGAGACTACCCAACAAATGTTTTAGAAAAAGCAAGAAGCAAGCTAGACTCCATAACAAGAGATCAAGCTCTTGCAACTATTACAAACAAAAAAGAAGACAGGGACATCCTAGTCTCGACTTACTTTTCAGGACTAGAGAAACCTGTCAGAGACTCTATGAATGATCTATGGGAATGGTTAGAAAGCCGGTTCAGGGAGCACCCGAACTGGAACAAATTCCCTCGCAAACCTCCAATGATAGCATGGAGGAAGAATAAGTCCCTTAGGGATAAGCTGGTATCAGCCAAGCATAAAATGTAG